The nucleotide sequence GGATCAGCAGGTCGGCCACGCGCTCGGGCTTGATCACGTCGCGGTACACCTTGCGGTAGATCTCGAAGCCGGAGACGCTGCGCAGGATGGCGCTCCAGTGGTAGAAGTCGTACTCCTGGTCCTGCTCGGTCGCGGTGCCGAAGAAATCGCTCTGCACCGCGTGGAACTTCACGTCCACCAGCCGGGCCGTGTTGTCGGCGCGCTCGAGGAACGTGCCCAGCCGCATGAAGTGCAGCGCCTCGTCCATCAGCATGGTGCCCACGGTCACGCCGCGCGAGAGGTGCGAGCGGAACTTCACCCACTCGAAGAACAGCCCGGGATCGCGCTCGAACTCGCCGCTGCGCAGCATGCGGCCCACCTCCAGCCAGGTCTGGTTCTGCGTCTCCCAGGCCTCGGTGGTCAGCGAGCCGCGCACGGCGCGCGCGTTCTCGCGCGCGGCCTTGAGGCAGGACACGATGGACGAGGGGTTGTTCTCGTCCTTGACCATGAACTCCATCACGCACCTGGCCGTGATCTCGCCGTGCTTGGCGGTGTAGGCCGGCACCAGCTCGCTGATGGACAGCAGGCCCTGCCAGCCCACCTGCGCCACTGCGGCCGACTGCGGCAGCAGCGAGGTCTGGTAGTTCACGTCCAGCATGCGGGCGGTGTTCTCGGCCCGCTCGGTGTAGCGGGCCATCCAGAAAAGATGGTCTGCGGTTCTCGAGAGCATGGTCAGACTTCCAAAATCCAGGTGTCCTTGGTGCCGCCGCCCTGGGACGAATTCACCACCAGCGAGCCCTGCTTGAGCGCCACGCGCGTCAGCCCGCCCGGCACCATCTGCACCTCCTTGCCCGACAGCACGAAGGGCCGCAGGTCGATGTGGCGCGGCGCGATGCCGGCATCCACGAAGGTGGGGCAGCTCGACAGGCTGAGCGTGGGCTGGGCGATGTAGCCGCCGGGATGGGCCTCGACCGCCTTGCGGAAATCCTCGATCTCCTGCTGCGTCGAGGCCGGGCCCACCAGCATGCCGTAGCCGCCCGCGCCGTGCACCTCCTTGACCACCAGGTCCTTCAGGTTGGCCAGGATGTACTTCAGGTCCTCCGGGTCGCGGCCCACGTAGGTCGGCACGTTCTTCAGGATGGGCTGCTCGCCCAGGTAGAACTCGATCATCTTGGGCACATAGGGATAGATGGACTTGTCGTCCGCCACCCCGGTGCCGATGGCATTGCAGATGGTCACGTTGCCGGCGCGGTAGGCATCCACCAGGCCCTTGGTGCCCAGCGTCGAATTGGGCCGAAAGACGTCCGGATCCAGGAAGTCATCGTCCACGCGCCGGTAGATCACGTCTACCCGCTTCGGGCCGCGCGTGGTGCGCATGTAGACGTAGCGGTCCTTGACGAAGAGGTCTTGCCCCTCCACCAGCTCCACGCCCATCTGCTGCGCCAGGAAGGCGTGCTCGAAGTAGGCGCTGTTGTACATGCCGGGCGTGAGCACCACCACCGTCGGGTCGGGCGCGCCGGGCTGGGCCGAGGCGCGCAGCGTCTCCAGCAGCAGGTCGGGGTAGTGCATGACCGGCGCCACCCGGTGCTGGCTGAACAGGTCGGGGAACAGCCGCATCATCATCTTGCGGTCTTCCAGCATGTAGCTCACGCCGCTGGGCACGCGCAGGTTGTCCTCCAGCACGTAGTACTCGCCCTGGCCCTGGGCGTTGGGCGCGCGCACGATGTCGACGCCGGCCACGTGCGAGTAGACGTGGTGCGGCGTGTACACGCCCATCATCTCCTTGCGGTATTGCGCATTGCCCAGCACCTGCTCGGCCGGGATCACGCCGGCCTTGAGGATCTCCTGCCCGTGGTAGACGTCGTGCAGGAAACGGTTGAGCGCGGTCACCCGCTGGACCAGGCCTTTTTCCAGGCTGCGCCACTCGTGCGCGGGGATGATGCGGGGGATCAGGTCGAACGGGATCAGCCGCTCGGTGCCGGCGCCGTCCTCGTCCTTGGCGCCGTAGACGGCGAACGTGATGCCCACGCGGCGGAAGATCATCTCCGCCTCCTCGCGCCGCGCCTTCATGGTTTCCTGCGGTTGGCGTCCCAGCCAGCGGGCATAGCCTTCGTAATGCGGGCGCACGCCTTGCACCTGCACCTGCGACTGCCCGCCTTGCGACTGCCCCTGGAACTGGATGGCACCGGTTGCCGGCAGCTGGGCGAACATCTCGTCGAATTTGTGCATGCGCATCTCCTGCCGACAGGATAGCAACAACCAGGCCTGCGCTGAGGCACTCAAGAGGGCTGGTGGCGCCAATAACGCGGCGTTTGCTGGCGCCGGCAGGCGACCTCCGCCGGCCGCGCCGAGGCCCAGGCCGCCGCGCCGCAGGCCGCCGACTCGACCAGCCGCACCCCCCGGCGGCGGTACCGCTCGGCCACGGCCGCCGCCGGATGGCCGAAGCGGTTGCGGTAACCCGCCTGGACGAGCGCGATGCGCGGCTGCACCGCCTGCAGGAAGGCCTCGCCCGAGGAGGTCTTGCTGCCATGGTGCGGCACCAGCAGCAGGTCGGCGCGCAGCGGCGCCCCCCGCCGCAGCAGCGCCGCCTCCTGCGGCAGTTCGATGTCGCCGGCCAGCAGCGCGGTTGCGGTGCCGTTGGCGATGCGCAGCACGCAGCTGACGGCATTGGGCCGGCGCGCCGCGGCGAAGTCGTCCGGCCTTGGGTGCAGCACCTCGAACGCCACCCCGTCCCAGCTCCAGCGCTGGCCCGCGGTGCAGGGCTCCGGCCGGCGCAGGGCGGCCAGTGCGTGGTCCGCGGCGATGGAGGTCAGCAAGGCCGCCTGCGGCTGCATCGCCAGCACGGCGGCGGCGCCGCCGCTGTGGTCGCTGTCGCGGTGGCTGACCACCAGGGTGTGCACCCGCTCGTCCCAGGCCCGCAGCAGCGGCACCAGCACCCGGTGCCCGGCGTCGGCCTCGGCGCTGTAGCGCGGCCCGGCGTCGTACACCAGGGTGTGGCGGGCGGTGCGCACGATCACGGCATTGCCCTGGCCCACGTCGGCCGCCAGCAGCTCGAACTGGCCGTGCGCCGGCCGCGGCGGCTGCCACAGCAGCGCCGGCAGCAGCAGCGGCAGGCCCAGGGCCCGCAGCGCCGGCGGCAGGCGCATGGCCAGCAGCAGCCCGCCCGCCACGCCGGCGGCGCCGGCCCACGGCGGCGGCGCGGCCGTGGACAGCACCGCCCCCGGCAGCGCCGCCAGGGCCTGCAGCCCGGCCGCCAGGCCCTGCACGGCCCAGGCCGCCGCGTCCCACAGCGGCGGCAGCAGCACACCCGCCAGCGCCAGCGGCGTCACCACCAGCGTGACCCAGGGGATCGCCACCACGTTGGCCGCCAACCCCACCAGCGACACCTGGCCGAACAGCAGCAGCGACAGCGGCGCCAGGGCCAGCGTCACCACCGCCTGCTCGCGCGCCACCGAGGACAGCCAGGCGCCCGGACGCCAGCCCTGGGCGGGCAGGCCGCGATCGGTCGCGAACAGCACGCCGACCGCCACGAAACTCAGCCAGAAGCCGGCCTGCAGCAGGGCCCAGGGATCGACCGCCACCACCACGGCGGCGGCCAGCAGCCACAGCGCCGGCCAGGGCCAGCGCGCCCCGGCCAGGCGCAGCACGGCCACCGCGGCCAGCATCCACACCGTGCGCTGCGCCGGTACGCCCCAGCCGCTGAACACGGCATAGGCCGCCGCCAGCAGCACGCCGCCGGCCAGCGCCGCATGCTGCGCCGGCAGCGCCAGGCACAGGCGCGCGCTGCGCCGCCAGAGCGCGCCCACGGCCCAGGCCGCCGCCCAGGCGAACATGGTCACGTGCAGGCCGGAG is from Ramlibacter tataouinensis TTB310 and encodes:
- a CDS encoding DNA internalization-related competence protein ComEC/Rec2: MDDHDDQGQGGAGMVPALLGAVLGPALQLQQAALWPWPAYAALAVLALAAAGCRAVSKASFGRGMRAASALLAAGILAFAATGLRAAHFAAQGLDAALEGRDIAVTGVIAAMPQPTELGQRLRFQVESAHLDGQPVRLPPRLLLGWYGGPWPVAEDRMELQRPAGAGLRAGDRWRFNVRLKAPHGNQNPHGFDYELWLWEQGLQATGYVRAGPRDPAPRHLGATWRHPVELARQRVREAIFERVPSSGVAGILAALVVGDQQAIERADWDVFRATGVAHLMSISGLHVTMFAWAAAWAVGALWRRSARLCLALPAQHAALAGGVLLAAAYAVFSGWGVPAQRTVWMLAAVAVLRLAGARWPWPALWLLAAAVVVAVDPWALLQAGFWLSFVAVGVLFATDRGLPAQGWRPGAWLSSVAREQAVVTLALAPLSLLLFGQVSLVGLAANVVAIPWVTLVVTPLALAGVLLPPLWDAAAWAVQGLAAGLQALAALPGAVLSTAAPPPWAGAAGVAGGLLLAMRLPPALRALGLPLLLPALLWQPPRPAHGQFELLAADVGQGNAVIVRTARHTLVYDAGPRYSAEADAGHRVLVPLLRAWDERVHTLVVSHRDSDHSGGAAAVLAMQPQAALLTSIAADHALAALRRPEPCTAGQRWSWDGVAFEVLHPRPDDFAAARRPNAVSCVLRIANGTATALLAGDIELPQEAALLRRGAPLRADLLLVPHHGSKTSSGEAFLQAVQPRIALVQAGYRNRFGHPAAAVAERYRRRGVRLVESAACGAAAWASARPAEVACRRQQTPRYWRHQPS
- a CDS encoding circularly permuted type 2 ATP-grasp protein, producing MHKFDEMFAQLPATGAIQFQGQSQGGQSQVQVQGVRPHYEGYARWLGRQPQETMKARREEAEMIFRRVGITFAVYGAKDEDGAGTERLIPFDLIPRIIPAHEWRSLEKGLVQRVTALNRFLHDVYHGQEILKAGVIPAEQVLGNAQYRKEMMGVYTPHHVYSHVAGVDIVRAPNAQGQGEYYVLEDNLRVPSGVSYMLEDRKMMMRLFPDLFSQHRVAPVMHYPDLLLETLRASAQPGAPDPTVVVLTPGMYNSAYFEHAFLAQQMGVELVEGQDLFVKDRYVYMRTTRGPKRVDVIYRRVDDDFLDPDVFRPNSTLGTKGLVDAYRAGNVTICNAIGTGVADDKSIYPYVPKMIEFYLGEQPILKNVPTYVGRDPEDLKYILANLKDLVVKEVHGAGGYGMLVGPASTQQEIEDFRKAVEAHPGGYIAQPTLSLSSCPTFVDAGIAPRHIDLRPFVLSGKEVQMVPGGLTRVALKQGSLVVNSSQGGGTKDTWILEV
- a CDS encoding alpha-E domain-containing protein, with the protein product MLSRTADHLFWMARYTERAENTARMLDVNYQTSLLPQSAAVAQVGWQGLLSISELVPAYTAKHGEITARCVMEFMVKDENNPSSIVSCLKAARENARAVRGSLTTEAWETQNQTWLEVGRMLRSGEFERDPGLFFEWVKFRSHLSRGVTVGTMLMDEALHFMRLGTFLERADNTARLVDVKFHAVQSDFFGTATEQDQEYDFYHWSAILRSVSGFEIYRKVYRDVIKPERVADLLILRPDMPRSLHASMNEVVGNLAVVGNDQSAETQRRAGRLRAELQYGHIDEILATGLHAFLTQFLDRVNDLGGRISRDFLVPATA